From Pseudomonas alcaligenes, a single genomic window includes:
- a CDS encoding TetR/AcrR family transcriptional regulator: MYSIASPTQARSKKALERFLNVAAELLANNQFEETGISQIAQLAESSVGTFYRLLGDKDVLLYAVHERFVEQSRSAIDGMVADLGHSGLPLEAQIEGFIQGMLRLYRGNEGLLRALIRRSSMDLQFRQRFHQLNAYVGQAFCRVALARQDELGHPHPEQAADLGAHLLLAGMNYFTMVGSMGVTPADIIPSELSRLICNYLQVPHS, encoded by the coding sequence ATGTACAGCATTGCCAGTCCCACCCAGGCACGCAGCAAAAAAGCCCTGGAGCGTTTCCTCAACGTGGCCGCCGAGCTGCTGGCGAACAATCAGTTCGAAGAAACCGGCATCTCGCAGATTGCCCAGCTCGCCGAGTCCTCGGTGGGTACCTTCTACCGCCTGCTCGGTGACAAGGACGTGCTGCTGTATGCCGTGCACGAGCGCTTCGTCGAGCAGAGCCGCAGCGCCATCGACGGCATGGTGGCCGACCTCGGGCACAGCGGCCTGCCGCTGGAGGCGCAGATCGAGGGCTTCATCCAGGGCATGCTGCGCCTGTACCGGGGCAACGAAGGCCTGCTTCGCGCGCTGATCCGGCGCAGCTCCATGGATCTGCAGTTCCGCCAGCGCTTCCACCAGCTCAATGCCTATGTCGGCCAGGCCTTCTGCCGTGTCGCCCTGGCCCGCCAGGACGAACTCGGCCACCCGCATCCGGAACAGGCCGCCGACCTCGGCGCCCATCTGCTGCTGGCCGGGATGAACTACTTCACCATGGTAGGCAGCATGGGCGTGACTCCGGCGGATATTATTCCCAGCGAACTTTCCCGGCTCATCTGCAATTATCTGCAAGTTCCCCACAGTTAA
- a CDS encoding alpha/beta fold hydrolase, translating into MEFLNLPGGRLAYIDAGHGMPVLLLHGLGSSLLDWQPQIEHLARSCRVLALDVRGHGHSAPLRERPSMSELAADVAYFIQALDLEPCILVGISMGGMLTFQLLAEQPQLVRAAVVINSAPSFPLDSWRTRGQVWLRLGLIHLFGLPGLARMLAAKLFPKPEQKALRELVAERIASNDRTSYLHAMQAIPGWSSLPAVNRVDTPLLVICGDRDYTPVASKQAYVAQLRNARLVVVEDSGHATPLDQPQRLNLLLEEFIAEHSAALSA; encoded by the coding sequence ATGGAATTTCTAAACTTGCCCGGCGGGCGCCTGGCCTATATCGACGCAGGGCATGGCATGCCGGTGCTGCTGTTGCACGGCCTGGGCTCTTCGCTGCTCGACTGGCAGCCGCAGATCGAGCACCTGGCGCGCAGTTGCCGGGTACTGGCGCTGGACGTGCGTGGCCATGGCCACAGTGCGCCACTGCGCGAGCGACCGAGCATGAGCGAGCTGGCCGCCGACGTGGCCTACTTCATCCAGGCCCTGGATCTCGAGCCGTGCATCCTGGTGGGGATTTCCATGGGCGGCATGCTCACCTTTCAGCTGCTCGCCGAACAGCCGCAGCTGGTGCGCGCCGCCGTGGTGATCAACAGCGCGCCGAGCTTCCCGCTGGACTCCTGGCGCACCCGCGGCCAGGTCTGGCTGCGCCTGGGGCTGATCCACCTGTTCGGCCTGCCCGGGCTGGCGCGCATGCTGGCCGCCAAGCTGTTCCCCAAGCCCGAGCAGAAGGCCCTGCGCGAGCTGGTGGCCGAGCGCATCGCCAGCAACGACCGCACCTCCTACCTGCATGCCATGCAGGCGATTCCCGGCTGGTCGAGTCTGCCGGCGGTGAACCGGGTCGATACTCCGCTGCTGGTGATTTGCGGCGACCGCGACTACACCCCGGTGGCGAGCAAGCAGGCCTACGTGGCGCAGCTGCGCAACGCCCGCCTGGTGGTGGTCGAGGACTCCGGGCACGCCACCCCGCTCGATCAGCCGCAGCGTCTGAACCTCCTTCTGGAGGAATTTATCGCCGAACATTCGGCAGCTTTGTCGGCCTGA